From a single Streptomyces sp. NBC_01264 genomic region:
- a CDS encoding ZIP family metal transporter produces the protein MAVIVALGAFLMTLAGGWTAQRVTDRRHLVLGLAGGLMLGVVGLDLLPEAMHAAGEELFGVPLALLLFVGGFLTAHCVERVLAVRQASHGGSNGNGHPEHGERVPQVGLTAAAAMVGHSLADGVALGAAFQVGGGMGVAVALAVITHDFADGFNTYTLTRLYGNERRKALLMLFADAVAPVVGAASTLLFTLPEEPLGAYLGFFGGVLLYLAAAEILPEAHHKHPALSTLMCTVGGVAGIWLVVGLAE, from the coding sequence ATGGCCGTGATCGTGGCGTTGGGTGCGTTCCTGATGACCCTGGCAGGCGGATGGACGGCGCAGCGCGTCACCGACCGCCGCCACCTCGTGCTGGGACTGGCCGGCGGGCTGATGCTCGGCGTCGTGGGCCTCGACCTGCTCCCGGAGGCCATGCACGCGGCCGGCGAGGAACTGTTCGGGGTCCCGCTCGCCCTGCTGCTCTTCGTCGGCGGGTTCCTCACCGCGCACTGCGTGGAACGCGTCCTGGCCGTCCGCCAGGCCTCCCACGGGGGCTCGAACGGCAACGGGCACCCGGAGCACGGTGAACGGGTCCCCCAGGTCGGCCTGACGGCCGCCGCCGCCATGGTCGGCCACAGCCTCGCCGACGGGGTGGCCCTCGGCGCCGCGTTCCAGGTCGGCGGGGGCATGGGCGTGGCCGTGGCACTGGCCGTCATCACCCACGACTTCGCCGACGGGTTCAACACCTACACGCTCACCCGGCTGTACGGGAACGAGCGCCGCAAGGCCCTGCTCATGCTCTTCGCGGACGCGGTGGCCCCCGTCGTGGGCGCCGCGTCCACTCTGCTGTTCACCCTTCCGGAGGAACCGCTCGGGGCCTACCTCGGTTTCTTCGGCGGCGTCCTGCTGTACCTGGCCGCCGCCGAGATCCTGCCCGAGGCCCACCACAAGCACCCCGCGCTGTCCACCCTGATGTGCACCGTGGGCGGGGTGGCGGGGATCTGGCTGGTCGTGGGCCTGGCGGAGTGA
- the cobC gene encoding Rv2231c family pyridoxal phosphate-dependent protein CobC codes for MNLLGEYATQLVVGVGGRAGVSVAEVCALVEETLRSAGLASGSVTALATVEGKVLEAGIAGAAERFGVPLLSYPAERLAAIQVPHPSDAAREAAGTASVAEAAALAGGGELLVPKRRSVAATCAVATAHTHDLRHHGDAEVADGGAELIDLAVNVRSNTPPQWLKDRIAASLDVLSAYPDGRSARAAVALRHGLPVERVLLTAGAAEAFVLIARALGAVRPVVVHPQFTEPEAALRDAGHQVERVVLRAADGFRLDPAAVPEEADLVVIGNPTNPTSVLHPAATLAALARPGRTLVVDEAFMDAVPGEREALAGRTDVPGLVVLRSLTKTWGLAGLRIGYVLAEPGVIAKLAAAQPLWPVSTPALVAAEACVAPAALAEAEAAARQIAVDREHLLAGLAEFEEISVAGTAAGPFVLIRVEGAAEIRTRLRALGFAVRRGDTFPGLDRSWLRLAVRDRATTGRLLQALDLALAARTR; via the coding sequence GTGAACCTGTTGGGCGAGTACGCGACGCAACTGGTCGTCGGGGTCGGTGGCCGCGCGGGCGTGTCCGTCGCGGAGGTGTGCGCGCTGGTGGAGGAGACCCTGCGCAGCGCCGGGCTCGCGTCGGGTTCGGTGACGGCCCTGGCCACCGTGGAGGGCAAGGTCCTGGAGGCGGGGATCGCGGGTGCGGCGGAACGTTTCGGCGTGCCCCTGCTGAGCTACCCCGCCGAGCGCCTGGCCGCGATCCAGGTGCCGCACCCCTCGGACGCCGCCCGCGAGGCCGCCGGCACCGCGTCGGTGGCGGAGGCCGCCGCGCTCGCCGGGGGCGGGGAGCTCCTCGTGCCCAAGCGGCGCTCGGTGGCGGCGACCTGCGCCGTCGCCACGGCCCACACACACGATCTGCGCCACCACGGGGACGCCGAGGTCGCGGACGGGGGCGCGGAGCTGATCGATCTGGCGGTGAACGTACGGTCGAACACACCGCCGCAGTGGCTGAAGGACCGGATCGCGGCTTCGCTCGACGTCCTGTCCGCGTACCCCGACGGCCGCTCCGCCCGCGCGGCCGTGGCCCTGCGCCACGGGCTGCCGGTCGAGCGGGTGCTGCTGACCGCGGGTGCCGCGGAGGCGTTCGTACTGATCGCTCGGGCGCTGGGCGCCGTACGGCCCGTGGTGGTGCATCCGCAGTTCACCGAGCCGGAGGCGGCCCTGCGCGACGCGGGCCACCAGGTGGAGCGGGTCGTGCTGCGGGCCGCGGACGGCTTCCGGCTGGACCCGGCGGCGGTGCCGGAGGAGGCCGACCTGGTGGTGATCGGGAACCCGACCAACCCGACCTCGGTGCTGCACCCGGCGGCGACCCTGGCGGCGCTGGCCCGGCCCGGGCGGACCCTGGTGGTCGACGAGGCCTTCATGGACGCGGTCCCCGGCGAACGCGAGGCGCTGGCCGGGCGGACGGACGTACCGGGCCTGGTGGTGCTGCGCAGCCTGACCAAGACCTGGGGGCTGGCCGGGCTCCGCATCGGCTACGTACTGGCCGAGCCCGGGGTGATCGCGAAGCTGGCGGCGGCGCAGCCGCTGTGGCCGGTGTCCACGCCCGCGCTGGTGGCGGCCGAGGCGTGCGTGGCCCCCGCGGCGCTGGCCGAGGCGGAGGCCGCGGCCCGGCAGATCGCGGTGGACCGGGAGCACCTGCTCGCGGGGCTCGCGGAGTTCGAGGAGATCTCGGTGGCCGGTACGGCGGCGGGGCCGTTCGTGCTGATCCGGGTCGAGGGCGCGGCCGAGATCCGCACCCGGCTGCGCGCCCTGGGCTTCGCCGTGCGCCGCGGCGACACCTTCCCGGGGCTGGACCGCTCCTGGCTCCGGCTGGCGGTCCGCGACCGCGCGACGACGGGCCGCCTCCTCCAGGCGCTCGACCTGGCCCTCGCGGCGCGCACGCGCTGA
- a CDS encoding CapA family protein, translating to MKTAGKIGAAVAGLAVVGGAVYGVTQLAGEDPGTAAGQRLGAKPGAAASPGRDAASGATPPAVPGGKPFTLVGTGDIIPYPSIIQRAADDSAEKGGHDFRKILAGVKPVVSAADLAICHHEIPYGRPGGPYTGYPLFKAPHQLADALKDTGYDSCSTASNHTLDDGYDGLVRVLDHLDRVGIRHVGSARGAEEARAPALLEAGGAKVAQLDYTYGTNGIPLPADKPWAVNLIDPARIIADARAARAAGANVVVLSVHWGSEWQTAPDKQQLELARALTASRGTDGLPDIDLILGTHNHVPQPYEKVNGTWVVYGMGDQVASFYEADKARGNMSSVPRFTFTPAAAHPGRWEVVKAEYLTQFSDMRPPFRVVCTSCEAATSSADSTYAAADREVTKAVMSRGAAAQGLTRATK from the coding sequence ATGAAGACCGCGGGCAAGATAGGTGCGGCCGTGGCCGGACTGGCCGTGGTGGGCGGCGCCGTCTACGGCGTGACGCAGCTGGCGGGCGAGGACCCCGGCACGGCGGCCGGTCAGCGGCTGGGGGCGAAGCCGGGGGCGGCGGCGAGCCCGGGCCGGGACGCCGCGTCCGGAGCGACGCCCCCGGCCGTTCCCGGCGGGAAGCCGTTCACCCTCGTGGGGACCGGCGACATCATCCCGTACCCGTCGATCATCCAGCGGGCCGCCGACGACTCCGCGGAGAAGGGCGGCCACGACTTCCGGAAGATACTCGCCGGGGTCAAGCCCGTCGTCTCCGCAGCCGACCTGGCGATATGCCACCACGAGATACCGTACGGCCGGCCCGGCGGCCCCTACACCGGATACCCCCTCTTCAAGGCCCCGCACCAACTGGCCGACGCCCTCAAGGACACCGGCTACGACAGCTGCTCGACCGCCTCGAACCACACCCTGGACGACGGGTACGACGGCCTCGTCCGCGTCCTGGACCACCTCGACCGCGTCGGCATCCGCCACGTCGGCTCGGCCCGCGGCGCCGAGGAGGCCAGGGCCCCGGCCCTGCTCGAGGCCGGCGGGGCCAAGGTCGCGCAACTGGACTACACGTACGGGACGAACGGCATCCCGCTCCCCGCGGACAAGCCCTGGGCCGTGAACCTGATCGATCCGGCCCGGATCATCGCCGACGCCCGGGCCGCGCGCGCGGCCGGCGCGAACGTCGTCGTCCTCAGCGTCCACTGGGGCTCCGAGTGGCAGACGGCCCCGGACAAGCAGCAACTGGAGCTGGCCCGGGCCCTGACCGCCTCGCGCGGCACGGACGGCCTCCCCGACATCGACCTGATCCTCGGCACCCACAACCACGTGCCGCAGCCGTACGAGAAGGTCAACGGCACCTGGGTGGTGTACGGCATGGGCGACCAGGTGGCGAGCTTCTACGAGGCCGACAAGGCCCGCGGCAACATGTCCTCGGTCCCCCGTTTCACCTTCACCCCGGCGGCCGCCCACCCGGGCCGCTGGGAGGTGGTGAAGGCCGAGTACCTCACGCAGTTCTCGGACATGCGGCCGCCGTTCCGCGTCGTCTGCACCTCGTGCGAGGCCGCCACCTCCTCCGCCGACAGCACGTACGCCGCGGCCGACCGCGAGGTGACGAAGGCCGTGATGTCGCGCGGCGCCGCGGCGCAGGGGCTGACGCGCGCGACGAAGTAG
- a CDS encoding SCO1860 family LAETG-anchored protein: MNSNTFRMSVAALVATGAVALLAAPPAFATGSTPSTGSHPGRGNASAVVLRTTLDVGLLNKTVHIPLNATLNEVSAPADAAKTALTVTLDGVEGGAPVSVLRADVATSKATVDSGRAAAEANLAKARIHVPGLPLLSVIELEKVTSKAVCEAGGKPVASSNVLGAVTVLGKKVTLSAGGPTKVEVPKVGLVGLELSTTRTTSTTAAATALRLKVSVNPLDLNVAEVEGEIVLAEARCESPAAPAPSPSPSKLPDVKPQTVTTSSGTQADLAETGGGSLTPYVTGGALLLLGFGAAALVVTRRGKAS, from the coding sequence TTGAACAGCAACACCTTCCGCATGTCCGTGGCCGCGCTCGTCGCCACGGGAGCGGTTGCCCTGCTCGCCGCCCCGCCCGCCTTCGCCACCGGCTCCACCCCTTCCACCGGATCCCACCCGGGCCGGGGCAACGCCAGTGCCGTCGTCCTGCGCACCACGCTGGACGTGGGCCTGCTCAACAAGACCGTGCACATCCCGCTGAACGCGACCCTCAACGAGGTCAGCGCCCCGGCGGACGCCGCGAAGACGGCGCTGACCGTCACCCTCGACGGGGTCGAGGGCGGAGCGCCGGTCAGCGTCCTGCGCGCCGACGTCGCCACCTCCAAGGCCACCGTCGACTCCGGCCGCGCCGCGGCGGAGGCGAACCTCGCCAAGGCCCGGATCCACGTGCCGGGCCTGCCCCTGCTGTCCGTGATCGAGCTGGAGAAGGTCACCTCCAAGGCCGTCTGCGAGGCGGGCGGGAAGCCGGTCGCGAGCTCCAACGTCCTGGGGGCCGTGACCGTCCTGGGCAAGAAGGTCACCCTCTCCGCGGGCGGCCCCACCAAGGTGGAGGTTCCCAAGGTCGGCCTGGTGGGTCTGGAACTCTCCACCACCAGGACCACCTCCACCACGGCCGCCGCGACCGCGCTGCGGCTCAAGGTGTCGGTGAACCCGCTCGACCTGAACGTCGCCGAGGTCGAGGGCGAGATCGTGCTCGCCGAGGCCCGTTGCGAGTCCCCGGCCGCCCCCGCCCCCAGCCCCAGTCCTTCGAAGCTGCCCGACGTCAAGCCCCAGACCGTCACCACCAGCTCCGGGACCCAGGCCGACCTCGCCGAGACCGGAGGCGGCTCGCTCACCCCGTACGTGACGGGCGGTGCGCTGCTCCTGCTCGGCTTCGGCGCCGCCGCGCTGGTCGTGACCCGGCGCGGCAAGGCCTCGTAG
- a CDS encoding amidohydrolase family protein, protein MSDEVNGDSAKQGLLHVKGRVLVGPEEVRDELWVVGGRISYERPRGAGEVTEVTGWVLPGLVDAHCHVGLDAHGPVDADTAERQALTDRDAGTLLIRDAGSPSDTRWIDSREDLPKIIRAGRHIARTRRYIRNYAHEIEPADLVEYVGREARRGDGWVKLVGDWIDREAGDLTACWPRAEVEAAIAEAHRLGARVTAHCFAEDSLRDLVEAGIDCVEHATGLTEDTIPLFAERGVAIVPTLVNIATFPKMAAGGEAKFPRWSAHMRRLHERRYDTVRAAYDAGIGVYVGTDAGGSLPHGLVAAEVGELVKAGIPPLQALSATAWGAREWLGRPGLTEGAPADLVVYEADPRADVRALAQPLRVVVNGAVVA, encoded by the coding sequence ATGAGCGACGAGGTCAACGGAGACAGCGCCAAGCAGGGACTGCTGCACGTGAAGGGGCGGGTGCTGGTCGGGCCCGAGGAGGTCCGCGACGAGCTGTGGGTCGTCGGCGGCCGGATCTCCTACGAGCGCCCGCGCGGCGCCGGGGAGGTCACCGAGGTCACCGGGTGGGTGCTGCCCGGGCTGGTGGACGCGCACTGCCACGTCGGGCTCGACGCCCACGGGCCGGTGGACGCGGACACCGCCGAACGGCAGGCCCTGACCGACCGGGACGCGGGCACGCTCCTCATCCGCGATGCCGGATCCCCGTCCGACACCCGCTGGATCGACAGCCGTGAGGACCTGCCGAAGATCATCAGGGCGGGCCGGCACATCGCCCGCACCCGCCGCTACATCCGCAACTACGCCCACGAGATCGAGCCCGCCGACCTCGTCGAGTACGTGGGCCGCGAGGCGCGGCGCGGCGACGGATGGGTCAAGCTGGTCGGGGACTGGATCGACCGGGAGGCCGGGGACCTGACCGCCTGCTGGCCGCGCGCCGAGGTGGAGGCGGCCATCGCCGAGGCCCACCGTCTCGGGGCGCGGGTCACCGCGCACTGCTTCGCCGAGGACTCCCTGCGGGACCTGGTGGAGGCGGGCATCGACTGCGTTGAGCACGCCACGGGGCTCACCGAGGACACCATCCCGCTGTTCGCGGAGCGCGGGGTGGCCATCGTCCCGACCCTCGTGAACATCGCGACCTTCCCGAAGATGGCGGCGGGCGGCGAGGCCAAGTTCCCGCGGTGGTCGGCCCACATGCGCAGGCTGCACGAGCGGCGCTACGACACCGTCCGCGCCGCCTACGACGCGGGCATCGGGGTCTACGTCGGCACGGACGCGGGGGGTTCCCTCCCGCACGGCCTGGTCGCGGCCGAGGTGGGCGAGCTCGTCAAGGCGGGGATCCCGCCGCTGCAGGCCCTCTCGGCGACGGCCTGGGGCGCCCGCGAGTGGCTCGGCAGGCCCGGCCTGACCGAGGGCGCGCCGGCCGACCTCGTGGTCTACGAGGCCGATCCGCGGGCCGATGTGCGGGCGCTGGCGCAGCCGCTGCGGGTGGTGGTGAACGGGGCGGTCGTGGCCTGA